One region of Carcharodon carcharias isolate sCarCar2 chromosome 21, sCarCar2.pri, whole genome shotgun sequence genomic DNA includes:
- the parvb gene encoding beta-parvin isoform X2 — MSDLQEEGKNAINAPLSPTPTDIHPEDTMLEENEERTMIEPYSKEEAKFKELVKVLIDWINDVLVEERIIVKTLEEDLYDGQVLQKLLEKLANRKLNVAEVTQSEIGQKQKLQTVLESVNDLLRPQGWAIKWSVDSIHTKNMVAILHLLVALAMHFRAPIRLPEHVSVQVVVVRKREGILQTSHVTEEFTSTTEMMMGRFERDAFDTLFDHAPDKLSVVKKSLITFVNKHLNKLNLEVTELETQFADGVYLVLLMGLLEDYFVPLYNFYLTPESFEQKAHNVAFSFELMQDGGLKKPKARPEDIVNLDLKSTLRVLYNLFTKYKNVE, encoded by the exons TGAGTGACTTACAAGAAGAAGGTAAAAATGCCATCAATGCTCCATTGTCTCCAACACCCACAGACATTCATCCTGAGGACACCATGCTAG AGGAGAATGAAGAACGAACAATGATTGAGCCATATTCCAAGGAAGAGGCTAAGTTCAAAGAGCTTGTAAAG GTTCTAATTGACTGGATTAATGATGTACTTGTAGAAGAAAGAATAATAGTGAAGACTCTTGAAGAAGATTTGTATGATGGACAGGTTCTGCAGAAGTTGCTGG AGAAACTTGCAAATCGAAAGCTTAATGTTGCTGAAGTGACACAGTCAGAAATAGGGCAGAAGCAGAAACTTCAAACTGTGTTGGAATCTGTGAATGACCTGCTTCGACCTCAAGGATGGGCTATTAAATGGAGTGTTGATT CGATCCACACAAAAAACATGGTCGCTATTCTTCACCTTCTTGTGGCTTTAGCCATGCATTTCCGAGCACCCATCAGATTGCCAGAACATGTCTCCGTGCAGGTGGTGGTTGTACGG AAGCGGGAGGGCATACTTCAGACATCACATGTTACAGAAGAGTTCACCAGTACAACAGA GATGATGATGGGGAGATTCG AGCGGGATGCATTTGATACATTGTTCGACCATGCACCTGATAAGCTCAGTGTTGTTAAGAAG tcACTTATCACATTTGTGAATAAACATCTCAACAAGCTCAACTTAGAAGTGACAGAACTGGAAACACAG TTTGCAgatggtgtgtacctggtgttgcTTATGGGACTTCTTGAAGATTACTTTGTTCCTCTCTACAACTTTTATCTGACACCAGAAAGTTTTGAACAGAAG GCTCACAATGTAGCATTTTCCTTTGAGCTTATGCAAGATGGAGGACTTAAGAAACCAAAGGCTCGCCCAGAAG ACATTGTAAACTTGGACCTGAAGTCAACATTAAGGGTGCTTTACAATCTATTCACAAAATACAAGAATGTGGAATAA